One Kitasatospora sp. NBC_01266 genomic window carries:
- a CDS encoding DinB family protein, which yields MTRVTDTAERIDPPNAADEATMLAAWLDFHRKTLAVKTAGLTDEQLKRRSVSPSTLTLLGLVRHLAEVEHYWYRVILLGEDDVALHGTPEDPDFDFNGVDQADAAADFALWRRQIELAEQAVHGLPLETVAKRRRSGQEVTLRWIQVHLIEEYARHNGHADLLREAVDGVTGE from the coding sequence ATGACGCGGGTGACCGACACCGCTGAGCGCATCGACCCACCCAACGCCGCCGACGAGGCCACCATGCTCGCCGCCTGGCTGGACTTCCATCGCAAGACCCTGGCGGTCAAGACGGCTGGCCTGACCGACGAGCAGCTGAAGCGGCGTTCGGTGAGCCCCTCGACGCTGACCCTGCTCGGGCTGGTCCGCCACCTCGCCGAGGTGGAGCACTACTGGTACCGGGTGATCCTGCTCGGCGAGGACGACGTCGCGCTCCACGGGACGCCCGAGGACCCGGACTTCGACTTCAACGGGGTGGACCAGGCCGACGCCGCCGCGGACTTCGCCCTCTGGCGCCGGCAGATCGAGCTCGCCGAGCAGGCGGTGCACGGGCTGCCGTTGGAGACCGTCGCCAAGCGTCGGCGCAGTGGCCAGGAGGTGACGCTGCGTTGGATCCAGGTCCACCTGATCGAGGAGTACGCCCGGCACAACGGTCATGCGGACCTGTTGCGTGAGGCCGTTGACGGAGTCACGGGAGAGTAA
- a CDS encoding SDR family oxidoreductase produces MSRPITLVTGGSRGIGAAVCRRLAADGHDLAIGYRRDAEAAEKLAEEVRAAGAEAVAIQLDTAVEADVERFFDLAAERLGPVTGLVNNAGVTSARGSLAELRTEDLRRVVDVNLVGYLLCARRAARDFTGGAAIVNVSSAAATLGSPGEYVHYAATKAATDALTIGLAKELGPAGIRVNAVSPGTIETEIHQLSGEPGRPARVGPAVPLRRAGRPEEIAGAVAWLLSPDASYTSGAILRVAGGQ; encoded by the coding sequence ATGTCACGACCCATCACCCTGGTTACCGGCGGCAGCCGCGGGATCGGCGCCGCTGTCTGCCGGCGGCTGGCCGCCGACGGCCACGACCTCGCGATCGGCTACCGCCGGGACGCCGAAGCCGCCGAGAAGCTCGCCGAGGAGGTCCGGGCGGCGGGTGCCGAGGCGGTGGCGATCCAGCTCGACACCGCCGTCGAGGCCGACGTGGAGCGGTTCTTCGACCTGGCCGCCGAGCGGCTCGGTCCGGTCACCGGACTGGTCAACAACGCCGGCGTGACCAGCGCGCGCGGGTCGCTGGCCGAACTGCGCACCGAGGACCTGCGCCGGGTGGTGGACGTCAACCTGGTCGGCTACCTGCTCTGCGCCCGCCGCGCCGCCCGCGACTTCACCGGTGGTGCGGCGATCGTCAACGTCTCCTCGGCGGCCGCCACGCTGGGCAGCCCGGGCGAGTACGTCCACTACGCGGCCACCAAGGCCGCCACCGACGCGCTGACCATCGGCCTGGCCAAGGAGCTCGGACCGGCCGGGATCCGGGTCAACGCGGTCTCGCCCGGCACCATCGAGACCGAGATCCACCAGCTGTCCGGCGAGCCCGGCCGCCCGGCCCGGGTCGGCCCCGCCGTCCCGCTGCGCCGGGCCGGTCGCCCCGAGGAGATCGCCGGTGCCGTCGCCTGGCTGCTCTCCCCGGACGCCTCCTACACCTCGGGCGCGATCCTGCGGGTGGCCGGCGGCCAGTAG
- a CDS encoding ROK family transcriptional regulator, with amino-acid sequence MTTARTATPSTARAINDRLALDLLLGQGPLTATELRTLTGLSRPTIADLLERLQRGGLVAIVGERGEQRRGPNARLYGLRADRAHLAGIDVRTVGVTLTVADLTGRTLAGAALPVDPADPAGPPPDFADQVLRTLLATAREAGARELHTVAVGAPGLVDPVGGALSTTSRLHHWHAELVAALRAGLTGQVLLENEANLAGIAEHRLGAATDRDTFVLLWLGHGTGAAVVLDGRLRRGSSGGTGEIGFLPVPGTGSLPHLNSCDGGFHSLAGSPAVCALARAHGLPVGDGAGGGPPAEAAVLAAVAAGPVGEPFLDELADRVALGASAVSVILDPGCVVLGGEVGRAGGAALAERVAARLARLSPLRTEVRAGTAGGGAVLSGAVLTASDAVRRDLFGGLDLG; translated from the coding sequence ATGACCACCGCGCGCACGGCCACCCCCAGCACCGCCCGTGCGATCAACGACCGACTGGCCCTCGATCTGCTGCTCGGCCAGGGACCGCTGACCGCCACCGAGCTGCGCACCCTCACCGGCCTCTCCCGGCCCACCATCGCCGACCTGCTGGAACGCCTGCAGCGCGGCGGCCTGGTGGCCATCGTGGGGGAGCGCGGCGAACAGCGCCGCGGCCCCAACGCCCGCCTGTACGGTCTGCGCGCCGACCGCGCCCACCTGGCCGGCATCGACGTGCGCACGGTGGGTGTCACCCTCACGGTCGCCGACCTCACCGGGCGGACCCTGGCCGGTGCCGCGCTGCCGGTCGACCCCGCCGACCCCGCGGGCCCGCCGCCCGACTTCGCCGACCAGGTGCTGCGGACCCTGCTGGCCACCGCGCGCGAGGCGGGTGCGCGCGAGCTGCACACCGTCGCGGTCGGCGCCCCGGGCCTGGTCGATCCGGTCGGCGGGGCGCTGAGCACCACCTCGCGCCTGCACCACTGGCATGCCGAGCTGGTCGCCGCGCTGCGCGCCGGACTGACCGGGCAGGTACTGCTGGAGAACGAGGCCAACCTGGCGGGCATCGCCGAGCACCGGCTCGGCGCCGCCACCGACCGCGACACCTTCGTGCTGCTCTGGCTGGGGCACGGCACCGGCGCGGCGGTGGTGCTGGACGGCCGGCTGCGCCGGGGCTCCTCGGGGGGCACCGGCGAGATCGGGTTCCTGCCGGTGCCCGGCACCGGCTCGCTGCCCCACCTGAACAGCTGCGACGGCGGCTTCCACAGCCTGGCCGGCAGCCCGGCGGTCTGCGCGCTGGCCCGGGCCCACGGCCTGCCGGTCGGTGACGGCGCGGGCGGTGGACCGCCCGCCGAGGCGGCGGTGCTCGCCGCGGTCGCGGCGGGGCCGGTGGGCGAGCCGTTCCTGGACGAGCTGGCCGACCGGGTGGCGCTCGGCGCTTCGGCGGTCAGCGTGATCCTCGACCCGGGCTGCGTGGTGCTGGGCGGCGAGGTCGGCCGGGCCGGCGGCGCCGCACTGGCCGAGCGGGTGGCGGCTCGGCTCGCGAGGCTCTCCCCGCTGCGCACCGAGGTCAGGGCCGGCACGGCCGGTGGCGGCGCGGTGCTGAGCGGGGCGGTGCTGACGGCCTCGGACGCGGTGCGGCGTGATCTGTTCGGCGGACTCGACCTCGGCTGA
- a CDS encoding MFS transporter, translated as MPSPAHPAHSPHRGGLGRARLSVALVFAVHGAVTGSFATRIPALQERLHLSPGQLGLALVMPAVGASLAMPLAGRITHRLGARAAIRLLLSLWCLSLALPALAPGLPWLCLALLVYGGTSGMADVSMNAEGVEVEHRMGKSIMSGLHGMWSLGGLLASGFGALAAHQHLDARLHLALAAGVLFLLGQLVCTGLLDVRPEPEAQAPPRFALPPRSALAIGLVGFCAVFAEGAGVDWSSVYLRDLTGAAAGTAAVAYSAFAGTMAVARLAGDLAVRRLGPVRAVRTGGAVAAGGGVLVVLATSPAVAIPGFALLGIGVAVVVPLAFAAAGRAGPNPSQAIAGVATVTYTSGLIAPAIVGTIAQAASLRVSFTVVTALAAALTVTAGALRPAGSRRAAGSEPGARTEEPTGV; from the coding sequence ATGCCATCACCCGCCCACCCCGCCCACTCACCACACCGCGGCGGACTCGGCCGGGCCCGGCTGAGCGTCGCGCTGGTCTTCGCCGTACACGGCGCGGTCACCGGCAGCTTCGCCACCCGGATCCCGGCGCTGCAGGAACGGCTGCACCTGAGCCCGGGCCAGCTCGGCCTGGCCCTGGTGATGCCCGCGGTCGGCGCCTCGCTCGCGATGCCGCTGGCCGGACGGATCACCCACCGGCTCGGCGCCCGCGCGGCGATCCGGCTACTGCTGTCGCTCTGGTGCCTCTCGCTCGCGCTGCCGGCCCTGGCCCCCGGGCTGCCCTGGCTCTGCCTGGCGCTGCTGGTCTACGGCGGCACCTCGGGGATGGCGGACGTCTCGATGAACGCCGAGGGGGTCGAGGTCGAGCACCGGATGGGCAAGTCGATCATGTCCGGGCTGCACGGGATGTGGAGCCTGGGCGGGCTGCTCGCCTCGGGCTTCGGCGCGCTGGCGGCCCACCAGCACCTGGACGCCCGGCTGCACCTGGCGCTCGCCGCCGGGGTCCTGTTCCTGCTCGGCCAGCTGGTCTGCACCGGGCTGCTGGACGTGCGACCCGAGCCCGAGGCACAGGCGCCGCCCCGGTTCGCGCTGCCGCCGCGCTCGGCGCTGGCGATCGGCCTGGTCGGCTTCTGCGCGGTCTTCGCCGAGGGCGCGGGCGTGGACTGGTCGAGCGTCTACCTGCGCGACCTCACCGGGGCGGCGGCCGGCACCGCGGCGGTGGCGTACTCGGCCTTCGCCGGCACCATGGCGGTGGCCCGACTGGCGGGCGATCTGGCGGTGCGACGGCTCGGTCCGGTGCGCGCGGTGCGCACCGGTGGGGCGGTGGCGGCGGGCGGCGGGGTGCTGGTGGTGCTCGCGACCAGCCCGGCGGTGGCGATCCCCGGCTTCGCGCTGCTCGGCATCGGGGTCGCGGTGGTGGTGCCGCTGGCCTTCGCGGCTGCCGGGCGGGCCGGCCCGAACCCGAGCCAGGCCATCGCGGGCGTCGCCACCGTCACCTACACCTCCGGACTGATCGCGCCCGCGATCGTCGGCACGATCGCCCAGGCCGCCTCCCTGCGGGTGTCGTTCACGGTGGTGACCGCGCTGGCCGCCGCCCTGACCGTGACGGCGGGCGCGCTGCGCCCGGCGGGGAGCCGGCGGGCGGCGGGCAGCGAACCGGGCGCCCGGACCGAGGAGCCCACCGGGGTGTGA
- a CDS encoding TetR/AcrR family transcriptional regulator, with the protein MAIDRDAVLKAAVTVISRQPTAHLDEIARAAGISRASLHRIFPGREALIREVGLLGLRRYNSALDTAAIETGDTAAALRRLIELLVPDAALCAFLAGENQLFDDPELCALWEEQDARVRAFFLRGQQEGVFRIELPAGWLSEAFFDLLAGVGWAVQDGRLAPRDSAFALTELFLGGALRRSTQ; encoded by the coding sequence ATGGCCATCGATCGCGACGCGGTACTCAAGGCAGCCGTCACCGTCATCTCCCGCCAGCCGACGGCGCACCTGGACGAGATCGCGCGCGCGGCCGGGATCAGCCGGGCCTCGCTGCACCGGATCTTCCCGGGGCGTGAGGCGCTGATCCGCGAGGTGGGCCTGCTCGGGCTGCGCCGCTACAACAGCGCGCTGGACACCGCCGCGATCGAGACCGGGGACACGGCGGCGGCGCTGCGGCGGCTGATCGAGCTGCTGGTACCCGACGCGGCGCTCTGCGCCTTCCTGGCCGGGGAGAACCAGCTCTTCGACGACCCCGAGCTCTGCGCCCTGTGGGAGGAGCAGGACGCCCGGGTGCGGGCCTTCTTCCTGCGCGGGCAGCAGGAGGGGGTGTTCCGGATCGAGCTGCCGGCCGGCTGGCTCAGCGAGGCGTTCTTCGACCTGCTGGCCGGCGTCGGCTGGGCCGTGCAGGACGGCCGACTCGCCCCGCGTGACAGCGCGTTCGCGCTGACCGAGCTCTTCCTCGGCGGAGCCCTGCGAAGGAGCACCCAGTGA
- a CDS encoding cell division protein SepF: protein MGALRDEHHNGWLMPSGSYPAAVYEEEPWATADTVPMLPNPAKIVSVKPTGFESARTVGEHIRCGTPVVMDVTEMDDSEAKRMVDFASGLVFGTRGGIERIARRVFLLTPPEVEVMVIDRPLDDSGFYNQS from the coding sequence ATGGGAGCACTTCGCGACGAGCATCACAACGGGTGGCTGATGCCGTCCGGAAGCTACCCGGCCGCGGTGTACGAGGAAGAGCCGTGGGCGACCGCGGACACGGTTCCGATGCTGCCGAACCCGGCGAAGATCGTCTCGGTGAAGCCCACCGGCTTCGAGTCCGCCCGCACGGTCGGCGAGCACATCCGGTGCGGCACCCCGGTGGTCATGGACGTGACCGAGATGGACGACTCCGAGGCCAAGCGGATGGTCGACTTCGCCTCGGGCCTGGTCTTCGGCACCCGTGGCGGGATCGAGCGGATCGCCCGGCGGGTGTTCCTGCTGACGCCGCCGGAGGTCGAGGTCATGGTGATCGACCGGCCGCTGGACGACAGCGGGTTCTACAACCAGAGCTGA
- a CDS encoding TVP38/TMEM64 family protein yields the protein MKLSGVLRAPWARAALLLVILLAAAVSVLFWDPRQLALAVPGIWRAPAFTLLFALGTLAFLPKPALSVAAGVLFSTRWGVPVAVLGTTAGAALAFGLGRGLGQRALRPLLRGRALLALDRGLTEHGFRTVLLMRLVPGVPFQAVNLSAALSGVRLRPYLAGTALGVLPGTAAYVVAGASANSPGSPAFLASGAVIVLLGTASLAGAWRTRRRAATAVPAA from the coding sequence ATGAAGCTGAGCGGCGTCCTGCGCGCACCCTGGGCCCGGGCGGCGCTGCTGCTGGTGATCCTGCTGGCGGCCGCCGTCTCGGTGCTGTTCTGGGATCCGCGGCAGCTGGCGCTGGCGGTGCCCGGGATCTGGCGGGCGCCCGCCTTCACCCTGCTCTTCGCGCTCGGCACGTTGGCCTTCCTGCCCAAGCCCGCGCTGAGCGTCGCGGCCGGCGTGCTGTTCAGCACCCGCTGGGGCGTGCCGGTCGCGGTGCTGGGCACCACGGCCGGCGCCGCGCTGGCCTTCGGCCTGGGGCGCGGCCTCGGTCAGCGAGCGCTGCGACCGCTGCTGCGCGGCCGGGCGCTGCTGGCGCTGGACCGCGGGCTGACCGAGCACGGCTTTCGCACGGTGCTGCTGATGCGCCTGGTGCCGGGCGTCCCGTTCCAGGCGGTGAACCTCAGCGCGGCTCTCTCCGGCGTCCGGCTGCGGCCCTATCTGGCGGGCACCGCGCTGGGCGTGCTGCCCGGCACGGCGGCCTACGTGGTCGCGGGCGCCTCGGCGAACTCGCCGGGCTCGCCCGCGTTCCTGGCCTCGGGAGCGGTGATCGTGCTGCTCGGCACGGCGAGCCTGGCCGGGGCCTGGCGGACCCGGCGACGGGCCGCGACCGCCGTGCCGGCCGCCTGA
- a CDS encoding MFS transporter: MTATLHSPTTTPAAAPTPAADRRRWAGLAVLVLAVTMVVIDATVLVLAIPSITETLAPSSTALLWIGDSYSFVLAGLLVSMGALSDRIGRKRLLLIGVGAFGAASLLAAYAPSPAWLIASRALLGVAGATIMPSTLSLIRALFPDARERARAIGIWGAAATAGAAAGPLVGGLLLEHFWWGSVFLLNLPLIAVLLVLGGWLLPESKNPSPGRFDLLSVFCSMTGLIALVYAIKEAAAHGVDRWDVPLAAVLGVLGLWLFVRRQLRLPAPLLDVRLFADRRFTAAVLGALIAVFGLAGVVFFTSQYLQLVRGFSPLRSGLAEMPAFAGAAIASMLTARLARRAGARGALVGGMVLLGLSLGMLGWLRQDTPYLVLAVVFLGVGAAEGLVYTLASDLVLTAAPAEKSGAASAVSETAYELGTALGIALFGSVVAAIYPGALGAPPGVDGATAAKAQQSLGSAVEAARTLPGAAGQALAEAARSAFVQGMSLAALCAAVLVLCGAGLAWRLLRRP, from the coding sequence GTGACCGCCACCCTCCACTCCCCGACCACCACTCCCGCCGCCGCACCCACCCCCGCCGCCGACCGCCGCCGCTGGGCCGGACTGGCCGTCCTGGTCCTCGCCGTCACGATGGTCGTGATCGACGCGACCGTGCTGGTGCTGGCGATCCCCTCGATCACCGAGACGCTGGCCCCCAGCTCCACCGCACTGCTCTGGATCGGCGACAGCTACTCCTTCGTGCTGGCCGGCCTGCTGGTCAGCATGGGCGCGCTGAGCGACCGGATCGGGCGCAAGCGGCTGCTGCTGATCGGCGTCGGCGCGTTCGGCGCGGCCTCGCTGCTGGCCGCCTACGCGCCGAGCCCGGCCTGGCTGATCGCGTCCCGCGCGCTGCTCGGCGTCGCCGGGGCGACCATCATGCCCTCGACCCTGTCGCTGATCCGCGCGCTCTTCCCGGACGCCCGGGAACGGGCCCGGGCGATCGGCATCTGGGGCGCGGCCGCCACCGCGGGCGCGGCGGCCGGGCCACTGGTCGGCGGCCTGCTGCTGGAGCACTTCTGGTGGGGCTCGGTCTTCCTGCTCAACCTCCCGCTGATCGCGGTCCTGCTGGTGCTGGGCGGCTGGCTGCTGCCGGAGTCGAAGAACCCCAGCCCGGGCCGGTTCGACCTGCTCAGCGTGTTCTGCTCGATGACCGGCCTGATCGCCCTGGTCTACGCGATCAAGGAGGCCGCCGCGCACGGGGTGGACCGCTGGGACGTGCCGCTGGCCGCCGTGCTGGGCGTGCTCGGGCTCTGGCTCTTCGTCCGCCGCCAGCTGCGGCTGCCCGCTCCGCTGCTGGACGTGCGGCTGTTCGCCGACCGCCGGTTCACCGCGGCCGTGCTGGGCGCGCTGATCGCGGTCTTCGGGCTGGCCGGCGTGGTCTTCTTCACCTCCCAGTACCTGCAGCTGGTGCGCGGCTTCTCGCCGCTGCGGTCGGGGCTGGCGGAGATGCCGGCCTTCGCGGGCGCGGCCATCGCCTCGATGCTGACCGCCAGGCTGGCCCGCCGGGCCGGCGCCCGGGGCGCGCTGGTGGGCGGGATGGTCCTGCTGGGGCTGTCGCTCGGGATGCTGGGCTGGCTGCGCCAGGACACCCCGTACCTGGTGCTGGCGGTGGTCTTCCTCGGGGTCGGCGCCGCCGAGGGGCTGGTCTACACGCTGGCCTCCGACCTGGTGCTGACCGCCGCCCCCGCCGAGAAGTCCGGGGCCGCCTCCGCCGTCTCCGAGACCGCCTACGAGCTGGGCACGGCGCTGGGCATCGCGCTCTTCGGCTCGGTGGTCGCCGCCATCTACCCGGGCGCGCTCGGCGCCCCGCCGGGGGTGGACGGGGCGACGGCCGCCAAGGCGCAGCAGTCGCTCGGCTCGGCGGTGGAAGCGGCGCGCACGCTGCCGGGGGCGGCGGGGCAGGCGCTGGCCGAGGCGGCGCGCTCGGCCTTCGTGCAGGGCATGAGCCTGGCGGCGCTGTGCGCGGCGGTGCTGGTGCTGTGCGGGGCGGGGCTGGCCTGGCGGCTGCTGCGCCGGCCGTGA
- a CDS encoding SpoIIE family protein phosphatase translates to MHAPQPGPPPEGGTPSGGSGAGAGAGRPGIAPARLDGHRLVPLATALLDADGVVLHWSEDAERLLGWRAEEILGHLAAPLLTSREHHAEVLDLYEHILAGRRWSGVFPVRHKDGHQVELDFRTYGIAGPGGRPLVLATGSDVRAIQQVEANLAVLEGFFTQSPIGLAVYDTELRYVRLNQALAQMNGLPVEEHLGRRLDEVLPGINTTEIEAVMRGVLATGEPVLDARSHGRTPGGPGHDRAWSASYFRLADPAGQVLGVSSSIIDVTERFRAEARAARAQERLTLLAEATSRIGTTLDMQRTAEELIASVVPKFADFATVDLLDPVLQGEEPSLLAPDEGVLLRAVASGEVSGSGLVGVADAVGETTAYDSNRSYTKSLRSGKSRVIAKMDEPTLRKLAARKERVEPGLAAGIHSYLLVPLMARGMVLGGAEFVRTRNPESFTEADVALAEELVARTAVSIDNARLYRRERDTALTLQRSLLPQEIHRTLGLEIAYRYLPSSVVSEVGGDWFDVVPLSCGRVALVVGDVMGHGIRAAATMGQLRTVARTLATLDMPPAQVLARLDETATGIGEGQFATCVCAVYDPVDRSCTVACAGHLPPVVMAPDGDARSLEVPPGVPLGIGGVAFESVEFTLPEGSILTLYTDGLVERRGEDIDNGIDKLRTTLAARGRTLEAHCDAVISALVRGGTEDDVAMIMARALPLPSDRIATLPLTGEGPMPALARRFTRTTLAAWGLTPLADFAELLVSELVTNALVHAQQPRRLRLFRDRMLTLEVADAGRQAPRLRPAGSEDEGGRGMYLINELAQRWGSRPTKDGKVVWAELELPLGS, encoded by the coding sequence GTGCACGCACCTCAGCCCGGCCCCCCGCCCGAAGGGGGCACCCCGTCCGGCGGCTCCGGCGCGGGAGCCGGCGCGGGTCGGCCCGGGATCGCCCCCGCGCGTCTGGACGGCCACCGCCTGGTTCCGCTCGCCACCGCCCTGCTGGACGCCGACGGCGTGGTCCTGCACTGGAGCGAGGACGCGGAGCGGCTGCTCGGCTGGCGCGCCGAGGAGATCCTCGGACACCTGGCCGCCCCCCTGCTGACCAGTCGCGAGCACCACGCCGAGGTGCTGGACCTGTACGAGCACATCCTGGCCGGGCGCCGCTGGTCGGGCGTCTTCCCGGTCCGGCACAAGGACGGCCACCAGGTCGAGCTGGACTTCCGCACCTACGGCATCGCCGGCCCCGGCGGGCGCCCGCTGGTCCTGGCCACCGGCTCCGACGTGCGCGCGATCCAGCAGGTGGAAGCCAACCTCGCGGTCCTGGAGGGCTTCTTCACCCAGTCGCCGATCGGCCTGGCGGTCTACGACACCGAGCTGCGCTACGTGCGACTCAACCAGGCGCTGGCCCAGATGAACGGCCTGCCGGTCGAGGAGCACCTGGGCCGGCGGCTGGACGAGGTGCTGCCCGGCATCAACACCACCGAGATCGAGGCCGTGATGCGCGGGGTGCTCGCCACCGGCGAACCGGTGCTCGACGCCCGTTCGCACGGCCGCACCCCGGGTGGGCCGGGCCACGACCGGGCCTGGTCGGCCTCCTACTTCCGGCTCGCGGACCCGGCGGGGCAGGTGCTCGGCGTCAGCTCCTCGATCATCGACGTCACCGAGCGGTTCCGGGCCGAGGCCCGCGCCGCGCGCGCCCAGGAACGGCTCACCCTGCTCGCCGAGGCCACCTCCCGGATCGGCACCACGCTCGACATGCAGCGCACCGCCGAGGAGCTGATCGCCTCGGTGGTCCCCAAGTTCGCCGACTTCGCCACCGTCGACCTGCTCGATCCGGTCCTCCAGGGCGAGGAACCCAGCCTGCTCGCCCCCGACGAGGGCGTGCTGCTGCGCGCGGTCGCCTCCGGCGAGGTCTCCGGGTCGGGGCTGGTCGGCGTGGCCGACGCGGTCGGCGAGACCACCGCCTACGACTCCAACCGGAGCTACACCAAGAGCCTGCGCAGCGGGAAGTCGAGGGTGATCGCCAAGATGGACGAACCGACGCTGCGCAAACTGGCGGCGCGCAAGGAGCGGGTCGAGCCGGGCCTGGCCGCCGGGATCCACTCCTACCTGCTGGTCCCGCTGATGGCCCGCGGCATGGTGCTCGGCGGCGCCGAGTTCGTCCGCACCCGCAACCCCGAGTCGTTCACCGAGGCGGACGTGGCGCTCGCCGAGGAGCTGGTCGCCCGCACCGCCGTCAGCATCGACAACGCCCGTCTCTACCGCCGGGAGCGGGACACCGCGCTGACCCTGCAGCGCAGCCTGCTGCCGCAGGAGATCCACCGCACCCTGGGCCTGGAGATCGCCTACCGCTACCTGCCCAGCAGCGTGGTCAGCGAGGTCGGCGGCGACTGGTTCGACGTGGTGCCGCTCTCCTGCGGGCGGGTGGCGCTGGTGGTCGGCGACGTGATGGGGCACGGCATCCGGGCAGCGGCGACGATGGGTCAGCTGCGCACCGTCGCCCGCACCCTGGCCACCCTGGACATGCCGCCCGCCCAGGTGCTCGCCCGGCTCGACGAGACCGCCACCGGCATCGGCGAGGGCCAGTTCGCCACCTGCGTCTGCGCCGTCTACGACCCGGTGGACCGCAGCTGCACGGTGGCCTGCGCCGGCCACCTGCCGCCGGTGGTGATGGCCCCGGACGGCGACGCCCGGTCGCTGGAGGTGCCGCCGGGCGTGCCGCTGGGCATCGGCGGGGTGGCGTTCGAGAGCGTCGAGTTCACCCTGCCCGAGGGCAGCATCCTGACCCTCTACACCGACGGCCTGGTGGAGCGGCGCGGCGAGGACATCGACAACGGCATCGACAAGCTCCGCACCACGCTGGCCGCCCGCGGCCGCACCCTGGAGGCGCACTGCGACGCGGTGATCTCGGCGCTGGTGCGCGGCGGCACCGAGGACGACGTGGCGATGATCATGGCCAGGGCGCTGCCGCTGCCGAGCGACCGGATCGCCACCCTGCCGCTCACCGGCGAGGGCCCGATGCCCGCGCTGGCCCGCCGCTTCACCCGCACCACGCTGGCCGCCTGGGGCCTGACCCCGCTCGCCGACTTCGCCGAGCTGCTGGTCAGCGAGCTGGTCACGAACGCCCTGGTGCACGCCCAGCAGCCCCGCCGGCTGCGGCTGTTCCGCGACCGGATGCTCACCCTGGAGGTGGCCGACGCCGGCCGCCAGGCCCCCAGGCTGCGCCCGGCCGGCTCGGAGGACGAGGGCGGGCGCGGGATGTACCTGATCAACGAGCTGGCCCAGCGCTGGGGGAGCCGGCCCACCAAGGACGGCAAGGTGGTCTGGGCCGAACTGGAACTACCGCTCGGCAGCTGA